CTGAGACTATAGTTGCATAATTGTCATCAGCCAAAATCATATCAGCAGCTTCCCTGGTAACATCTGAACCCCTTATTCCCATAGCTATACCAACATCAGATTTTTTAACTGAAGGAGCATCGTTTATACCATCTCCAGTCATGGCTACAATTTCACCATCTTTTTTAAGTGATTTAATTATTCTTAATTTATGTTCAGGAGATACTCTTGCAAAGACTGAAACTTCTTTTATAACTCGATTCAATTCCTCATCACTAATATCTTCTAAGTCCATTCCAGTTAGAGACTTTCCAGCATCTTTCTCTTTCATTATACCTGTTTCAATTGCAATAGCCTCAGCTGTAAGTTGATGATCACCTGTAACAACTATTGTTCTAATTCCAGCATCCCTGGCTTTTTTTACTGCATCTTTGACCTCTATTCTTGGAGGATCTACTATACCCACTAAACCAATGAAAATCATATCTTTTTCTATATCTTCTTTGTTATGATAGTTTTCAAGAGGTTTGTAGGCTATTGCTAGAACCCTTAAAGCTCTATTTGCCATATTTATGACAGCTTCAAGAATATCTTTTTTATCTCTTAGATTTAGATTATCAATTCCAGATTTTTTGTAGAATTTCTTACAAATATTAAGAACTCTTTCCGGAGCTCCTTTTGTGAAAGCAATTATTCTATTATTGCTTTGATTTATGGTTGTCATCATTTTTCTTACAGAGTCAAATGGAATTTCATCAATCCTGGAAAAGTTTTTGATTAGGTGTTCAATATCAAATCCAGCCTTTAAAGAAAGAACAGTCAAAGCTATCTCCGTAGGTTCACCACTTGTAAAATAATTACCCTTTTTATCTAATTTTAAAGTTGAATCGTTGCAGAGAGTTCCCGCTTTTATTAATAAGTTCAGAAGCTCATCATCCAGTAGGTTTATCTTTTGATCATTAATTTTAAATTCACCTTCGGGGATGTACCCTTCACCTGTAACATTAATATTAGTACCATCTATCCATATTTCTCTAACTGTCATCTCATTTCTTGTAATTGTTCCAGTTTTATCTGTACAAATAATTGTAGAGCTTCCAAGAGTTTCAACAGAGGATAATCTTCTAATAATAGAATTTCTTTTTACCATTCTCCTAACTCCCAGAGCAAGTGTTATAGTAACAACTGCTGGTAATCCCTCTGGAACTGCCGAAACAGCTAATCCTATTACTGTTAATATAATTTCATTTATTTCTATTATATTTCCAATAGCTTTATATTCTATGATTTCAACAACTGTCACTATTGTGCAAAGGATAAGTACAATAATTCCAAGTTGTCTCCCAAATCTATTAAGTTTCTTTTGAAGAGGAGTAAATTCTTTTTTCTCTTTTTGTATACTTCCAGCAATTTTACCAACTTCAGTATTCATTCCGGTTTCAGTTACAACAGCTTTTCCCCTTCCATAGGTTACATAAGTGGAAGAAAAAGCCATATTTTTTCTATCAACAAGAGTGATTTTCTCATCCAATAATAAAGTGTAGTCTTTCTCAACTGGAACAGACTCTCCAGTAAGAATAGCTTCATCAATTTGTAAATTGGAAGAATCTATTAATCTACAATCAGCTGGTATTTTATTCCCTGCTTTTAATATTATAATATCTCCAGGTACTATATCTTTTGATGGAATTGTTTTTTCAAAACCATCTCTTAAAACTGTTGTTATAGGAGCAGAAAGCTTTTTTAATGCTTTTAGTGATTCTTCTGCTTTAAATTCCTGATATGTTCCTAAAGCAGCATTTATAAGCAGGATAACTCCAATAGCAATTGCTTCAATATTCTCTCCCAGATAAATTGAAAAAATTGTTGCTAATATAAGAATAAGGATAAGAAAACTCTTAAA
This DNA window, taken from Actinomycetota bacterium, encodes the following:
- a CDS encoding cation-translocating P-type ATPase codes for the protein MKNKKEEIKKTTKYWHSLPIREIFNKLGTSSNGLTTDEASKRIKEFGFNELKEARRKTLFGIFIEQFKSFLILILILATIFSIYLGENIEAIAIGVILLINAALGTYQEFKAEESLKALKKLSAPITTVLRDGFEKTIPSKDIVPGDIIILKAGNKIPADCRLIDSSNLQIDEAILTGESVPVEKDYTLLLDEKITLVDRKNMAFSSTYVTYGRGKAVVTETGMNTEVGKIAGSIQKEKKEFTPLQKKLNRFGRQLGIIVLILCTIVTVVEIIEYKAIGNIIEINEIILTVIGLAVSAVPEGLPAVVTITLALGVRRMVKRNSIIRRLSSVETLGSSTIICTDKTGTITRNEMTVREIWIDGTNINVTGEGYIPEGEFKINDQKINLLDDELLNLLIKAGTLCNDSTLKLDKKGNYFTSGEPTEIALTVLSLKAGFDIEHLIKNFSRIDEIPFDSVRKMMTTINQSNNRIIAFTKGAPERVLNICKKFYKKSGIDNLNLRDKKDILEAVINMANRALRVLAIAYKPLENYHNKEDIEKDMIFIGLVGIVDPPRIEVKDAVKKARDAGIRTIVVTGDHQLTAEAIAIETGIMKEKDAGKSLTGMDLEDISDEELNRVIKEVSVFARVSPEHKLRIIKSLKKDGEIVAMTGDGINDAPSVKKSDVGIAMGIRGSDVTREAADMILADDNYATIVSAIEEGRGIFNNIRKFIRLLLSANFDEILIIFFASIMKFPPPLLAVQILWINLVTDSLPALALGMDKPEPDLMKKKPRDPSEPIYHGMGLHIVAAAIIAAIASLGAFIWFYRNSTLEIARTVAFTIAVVFELLLSFNCKSPNKYAFSSIKILTENKTLLFSILGGFLLQLIIIYTPFLQPIFNTYPIGLKEWGVILLGSLGGLILYPAPFEKLENKIRRFFKRS